A window of Daucus carota subsp. sativus chromosome 2, DH1 v3.0, whole genome shotgun sequence genomic DNA:
ttttattttttccgaATTTTTTCCATCAAATTGACTTTGGAACAACTtttcaaatatgatttttaaattgataatcacttaatcaattatatttaatCAACTATCAATTATTTTTACAGAAGCAATCacgaataattataaaaagataatacaaGATAAAATAACTTAATAAATATAGTGTAGCGAAAAAGAAacttaaattaaaatagaatttaaatgtattttatgttGTAAAGTTGCTTTTGAGAATAAAccttttgaattttttgtaaaaaaataaaaatatcctataattaaatttttttgtttatcttCTAGAACTCTAAATCATATGCTTATTTTTCAACCCCTAAATTATACACTCTTTTTTTTGAGATAACTATTATTATACTTGACTTGTAAAATCTTATGTAGATtaagaaatactaaaattaataataaaataatagttttGATGAAAAATTGATGGCTCActgtaaaaaaatcaatatcCGTCTGAAAAATTCGCATTTATCTCCGATAAAAAGCTAATATTATCCGTAACTGAAATAAAACGGATTATCCATATCGGAATCTGTGATATTTGAATCCGAAATTagatacatatatgatatttatatataattatatataaaaatttattctatAAGGTTGTAGTGTGTCTGTGTGTATatgcattaaataatatatttattcaaatttgatattattgtacaaatactatatatatatatatatatatatatatatatatatatatatagggggctgTTATACAACCACAGTtggataattatttaaatatatccaAGTTAATTACAATCGTTGATTTGTCAGTGTACGGACAAGATTAAAAAGAATTACGTTCTATAACAAAACGTATACGCTACATGATATAGCGTAAGACCAGAGCAAAATCCGTAACAGAGCATTTTCTCTGGTCTTACGCTGTACAATATAGCGGAGCGGTTTTTTTTTGCAGAACCGGCTTCGTTATTTTGTGTAGCGTATTGTGGATAAACAAAAGATACATACGAAAAAACATATCCACAGCAGCGATTTGAAGCCGATTGAAGCGATTTAACCTGATTTCAACGCAAATCAAACGATTTCTGGTGCGTATGCtcttgtatatgtgtgtgtatatctgTGTGTGCGTATATACGTGTGTGTATATGGTTTTTTGTATGTAGATTTTGATTCTTCTTTATGAATGTGTGTATAGATTCATAGATGTATATATGTGCGTAGAATTTGGTAAAGTTATCATATTTAGTTcgatttttagttaatttttgaTTTGGGCATTTGTGGATCTCTTTAGTCATAATTCGAATTTGTAatttgattttgagtttgatagTTAGATTGTTGGTATAGTTTGAAATTGTTtggattttattgatttttttagttcgaattttagtttaatttggagttagggttttatagtttatattttggtaAAGTTAAATTTTTCTTTGGAATTGTTGATTCTTTTTGGTTTGATTTCGAATTTGTACTTAGATTGTTggtaaagttttaattttttatggattttattgatttgtttagttcgaattttgtagtttaattatgaattggggtttgatagtgtagattttggtaaaatttagctttttgtttgaatttgtctatctttttgtttgatattgaattatatttagatttttgagtTGGATAGTTTAGATTGTTGGCGAAGTTTGAATTTTGATAGTTGATGTTGAATGTGTTAAGATTATTGATTTGTTGGTTGTTAAGATTGTTGTTGGTGGGAATTGATGGTTTGATTTTGACCTTGATGTTGTTTGTTggttttgataatataattgtAGAAATGGCGAATGATTTTTGTGGACCGGTTGATGATTCGGTACTTCGCCATCAAGCAAAGCATATAAGCACATCAATTTGGCATGGCATTCAAAGGGATAAATTGCAAATCCGTCAAAATACGTCTCAACTCAATCAGTGGGTACTGACTGATTATCAAGTGCATCTATTGCAACAATGGGGGTTCAGGATGTTTGCAAACCCACGGACGGTTATGCAAAATGATGTATGCTTGATCACTGCATTGGTGGAGCGTTGGAGGCCCGAAACTAATACATTTCACTTCACATTCGGGGAGATGACAGTTACCCTAGAAGATGTCTATATGTTGATGGGTCTACCAGTTATTGGGGAGGCGGTCAGACTTGACTTTGATGTGGCGGTATCACATGCATGGCTACATGTATGGCGTGATCCAAATCTTTCAGTTGAACAAAGAAAAACGGCTTGGGATCGTGGTGGTGTTAAATTACGTTTTCTAAGAGAAAGGTATCATGTATGTCCTTCGGATGCGGATCGGGACGTTCAGGAGATATACACCCGGGGGTATGTTTTCTATTTGTGTGGGGCGATATTGTTTCCTACAAAGTCCAACAATGTAGCTCATCCCCGTCTGATCGCGTTTCTACTTAATACCAAAAAAATTTATGGATATGCTTGGGGGGCCGCGGTACTTGGTTATTTATATAGAAATCTTGGTGAGGCAAGCGATAAAAACTGCAAGCAAATAACCGGTTGCATTACGCTTTTGATGCTATGGGCTCGTGAGAGATTACGCCCGGGACAACCAAAGATAGCAGAAAATACTCGTCACATGTGGCCTAGGGCCTTTGCATGGGCGATTGCTCCGGTTCCTGCTGGAAAGtcaaaatatttcaatattcaTCACCATATTGATGCATATAGAGCGATGTTTGATAATTTTGATACGAGATGGGTTCATTGGACTCCCTATACACGTTTCTATCGGAGGTATGATGAGCATTTTTACCGAGCTCGACTTGCCGGTATTGCTCGTGTTCCGCTCATTTTTTTCGAGGACATAGAGTATCAACTGCCGGAGAGGGTTACAAGGCAGTTCGGAATGCCATTGTGGTTACCGCAAGCTCCCCCTGAAGACATGGATCAAATGAGGtttcaaaatgaaaacacattCATGAAAGTGGATTTTCGATGCTACAACAATTATGTGCAAATGTGGAATGCCTTCGTCGAGGATGGAGTTGGTATAATACAGCCACCGGAGAATGAGATTACCCTTGAAACATATATGGATTGGTACTACAACATCACAAAACTGAAGATTGTGCCACCATTAAGGGCTACAAAAGACCCGGTAATGTTCCAACAACCACGAGACAAGTGCGATGTCTCTAAGGCCCTAGATTTGGTATGTTTTTTAATAACAATATCACCTTTTGATCGTCATTTTAAgtttgttgcattttgagttTGTTGCATTGTGAATTTGTTGGATAATTATTGTCTACTGTTTTTTATATAGATCATCACAACTGCTCGAGGTATGAGCGAACTTTGTATGCATGACATGCCCCCGATTTTTCATGATTCTGTATTACCAACATTTGTGAGGGGGTATGATGAGCTCATGCTTGAGACATTCGGACCGACATATGAAAGGCCCGACTTCAAAAATGTTTTGCCTAAAAGAAAGGCAAGAAGGACTGCGGAAGCTAGTAGTGAACCGTCTGAGAGTAATTATTTTAGAGACTACGAAGATTATGAACAACAACAAACTCCATTCGATTTTGCTGCTAGTGGTCCGTTCGATTCTGAACCATTTAATGTCGGGCCTAGTGCCCCTCAGGATGATGTCGGAGTATCTCAATCCCAGTTTGAGCAGCCATTTGGTGAAGAATCCTATAGGGCGATGTTATATGTTGATCCTACTATTCAAGTGGATCAACCCATTTCTCGTGAAGATCCTAATGTTCCATTTTTGGATTTACCCCCGGAGGTAATGATCTGTTATTTAAATTATCTCAATTGTCTAATTTTATCTCAATTGTCTCATTTTGGGTTGTTATAATTTTTAGGGTATGTTATCTATGCAAACCCAATATGTGAAGGGACATCCTCTCAAGCCCCTCAACCAAACCAAGGTGGACTGGTTAAAAACACATTGGTGGAGTGGAGGGCCGATTGAGAAGGATGATTTGCCTTAATTCTGTAGCGAAGCTTCGGTAAGATCCTTGGAACCGGGTAATCTTGTTGAGGACTCGATTATAGACGAGTATTGTAAATTGCTCGAAACGAGGGAATTGATGCTTTATATTGATTCCGATACGGCGGCctcatattattttatgaatccATGGTTTTTCCAAGTGATGGCCACATATCATTCCAAAAAGAATAATCCTTTAAGGAGAAAAGCATCGGAATGGAAGAAATTTGACATTGATTGTAAAGCATATGGCACACTCGATAAAGGAGCACGAAAGATTACCGATTACAGTTACATTCTCATGCCGGTTGCCACGGATGGACACTGGATACTTTTTTTGTGGTCAGTAAAAGATTACCGAGTGACATTGTTCGATTCTCTCCGAGAGGATGCCCCGCTTATGTCTCTGCGAGAAGTATATGCTAAGGAGTACTATGCTGTGGTAAATCTCTAATTCTCTCTACAATCTTTTCATGGAATCTATTTTTAAGTAAGACCAGACAAAATGCTCTGTTTTTGCATTTTGCTCTGGGCTTACGCTCTATTATCTAACTTCAACAACAAAATCTAAATCAGCAAAAACTGAACTACATCTAACCTCAACAACAAAAAGACAAAATCTAAATTCACTctacaaaaaaacaaaatctaaAAACAACAAGAAAACAACCAGACCAAATCTAAATCTAACAACAAGACCAAATCTAAATCTAACAACAAAATCTAAATCTAACAAGAAGACAAAATGTAATAAATTAtggaaattttattaataaatttcattaaaatattttacataaaatgtTCTACtcctcatcttcttcatcatcatcatcatcatcatcatcatcatcttcctcctcctccaatTCTTTCAATTCCTTCATGAAGTTTTGAAAAATCGAATGAAGTTCTTCTCGAGTATGCCCTTCTTCCTCGAGCATTCGATCATACTCTTCCTCGGCTTTTTTTacttcctcctcctccacctccTTCAAGGACTGATCCATCTCCTCGAATAGACTCTTCACCTCCTCTTCATGCTCGTCAGCACCCTCCTCGTTACGATCCACGCCGAACCAAAACTTTGTTGACGGGTTTGCCATTTTTTGAGAAAATGCAAGATGGAGAAATGTAGATGGAGATGAGaatggagatggagatggagattTATATAGCAAATGGAGATGGAGATGGTCAGCAAAATCAGTTCCAGGAAGCTAAACAGTTATTCCCGATGGTTGACAACGCTATATTATACAGCGTAAGGTTGACCACGCTCTATTATATAGCGTATGtgtaagaaaacaaaaaaacagaGCGCTGCTAAAAGACAGAGCAATCTTGACAATGTTTTTTAgagaaaaaacaaatcaaaacaataAACCAGATGCAATCAAAATAAACAAGCATCAATATCAACTAAAATCAAAATACAAAattctacaagttttttcataaGAAATTAAGATACATCGgcatacaaataaaattagctttttgtcGCCAATTTAGTTGGACAATTCCTTGAATCATGTTGAGCATCTATTGCACcacaaaaattacatttttGACCTTTTTTTGCTTTGCCGCGCTCTATTCCGCttttcactctttctttttgacgACCTTTGGTTTGAGATAATATAGGATTTTTCAAATCATTGAAATTTTCGTCATCATCATATGGTTGATCCCCATCCTCATgtgcatcatcatcttcatcacgcGCACGTTTTTTCAGACCCTCATTcggaaaattttcaataaaatccgATTCTTTTTCAATCACACCCATGAGATAATTGTATCTCGCCATTGAATAACTTCCACGAGCTGCTAAATCTTGGAATGCTTTGCATAGAGTACTGTATCGGGCATGTTGTGATTCAAGAAAAGTGCCAATATTAGGACGTTTGTGTTGTACGGCTCCCATTCTTTTGTTGCCTTCAACTGTCCATCTCAAAGTGATGTACTGCTTAGGAATCTCTGTCCATTGCATCTTATACAAGTATCGAATAATATGACGACAAAGCATTCCCGAACTTTCAAATTTTCGACAAACACAAGTTATGGTGCCATTCTCGGTGACAAACAAAGCATAATATTTTCTATACTCCTCTTGGACCGTTGTTTTATATGCTTCGTAATGCTTGTAAATTGCATTGCTCTCTTTCTCAATCACAACATAAGCTCCACTTTCTTTGAGTTCGTGTTGAAAACGTCTGAACATTTCTTTCGTGTAAGTAGATGCCGCATGATTCtccaatgatgatgatgttatttTGGACCTTTCCTTATTCTTTGTTTGATAATCAGCCTCTCTTTCACGTAAATATTGTTTCTCCAATGCTTTTGGTGAATTCTCTATGAACTCTTTCAAACCGGTACTAGCATTGACAAATTCATCGAAGAAAGAATTCATCGACTCACTTCTAGAGGTAGTGGTTATCCCAGTTGTGAAGTGAAGTTTAGTGTAAACACGGACCCACTTGTGTCGAACGGAGTACATATCTTTTAACCAATAATGGTTcatcaaatcatatttttcaacTAATGCCTCCCACCTATCTTCGAATTGTGCAACCGTTAGTGACTTGTAGATGCAAGAGTTAAAATCTTCTTTGAAGTGATCATGATTTGCATATAAATGCGATAATTTTTCAGCAAATTTTGTACTTATATGCCACGTACAAAATAAATGATTTGTGTTCGGCAAAACTTCGGCAATTGCGTTTCCAATAGCAATGTCTTGATCGGTGATGATCGTTTGTGGAGCTTTGTTCCCGATAGCCTCCAACCAATTCTTAAACACCCATAAGTAAGATTTTTCGGTCTCATCCCTTATCAGGGCAAATCCAAACAAAATCGACTGATAATGGTAATTTACCCCCGTAAATGGCACAAACGGCATGCAATACCTATTAGTACGATAGGTGGAGTCAAAAACAACAACATCTCCGAAATTTTGGTAGGCATTGAGTGATCTCGGATCAACCCACAACATGGCCCGCACATGATTTTCCTCATCCACGTCAACTTTATAGAAAAATTCACCTTGACTATTACATTTCAATTCTCGAAGTAATGCCAAACCCTCTGAAGCATCAGTCGAATCGAACACATAATGTCGAATATCACGCAATACATTCCGAACATCTTGACTACCAAATCCAATATTATCCAATCCACCCGTTAACTCCCCTAACACATTTAATGTTTTTGAAGGCCCAATACCCGATCTATTCAATGTCACAATTAATTGCCGAATAACGGGAGTTATATTCCTTGGCCTTTGCATAAAATGCACTTCATCCTTTGAAATCATCGTGTGATTGTGTTTCAAATCGACCAATGTCACTTCTCATTTCTTCAATTTTTCCCTATTAACAACGTACATCCGCGCCGTACAATCCGTTCTACCAATAGAATCCCTATTTCTCCTCTTTTTTTGAACATCCGTATCTTCACCCAAAGACTTGGGTACTAATCGACCACCCTTTCGGCATATATATAAACGCGAACAAATTTCTCTAGTTTTCACACGCCTATGTGTTGTTCTAATTATCACTTCAAAACCAACACGTCTACCATAATCTCTATAGAACATCTCCGCTTCATCTAAACTATCAAACAATCGACCAACACAAGGACAAACTTCATTCAAATCATTTTTCGGATTATCACAAAAATCATCGACAAATTCATCACCAACTTCCACAACAACATCATCACCAACCTCCTCAAAAACATCATCACCAACCTCCTcaaaaacatcatcatcattatcactATCGTCAACATCTACTATTATTGGGGtttttttaacatcatcttcttcttcaatttCTATTCTAGGTTTATTAGGGGTAACGAGTTTATTAGGGGAtggtaattttgaaaatatataagatGCCATGAGAATAATAGAAATCTAACCTCGATAAAGAAGTCCAAGCTCCAAGCTTCAAATTTCAAGCTCTAAACTCCATTAAAGACCTAATTAAGCTCCAAAGTATAAGCTTCAGACTCCAATAA
This region includes:
- the LOC108207307 gene encoding protein FAR1-RELATED SEQUENCE 5-like; this translates as MISKDEVHFMQRPRNITPVIRQLIVTLNRSGIGPSKTLNVLGELTGGLDNIGFGSQDVRNVLRDIRHYVFDSTDASEGLALLRELKCNSQGEFFYKVDVDEENHVRAMLWVDPRSLNAYQNFGDVVVFDSTYRTNRYCMPFVPFTGVNYHYQSILFGFALIRDETEKSYLWVFKNWLEAIGNKAPQTIITDQDIAIGNAIAEVLPNTNHLFCTWHISTKFAEKLSHLYANHDHFKEDFNSCIYKSLTVAQFEDRWEALVEKYDLMNHYWLKDMYSVRHKWVRVYTKLHFTTGITTTSRSESMNSFFDEFVNASTGLKEFIENSPKALEKQYLREREADYQTKNKERSKITSSSLENHAASTYTKEMFRRFQHELKESGAYVVIEKESNAIYKHYEAYKTTVQEEYRKYYALFVTENGTITCVCRKFESSGMLCRHIIRYLYKMQWTEIPKQYITLRWTVEGNKRMGAVQHKRPNIGTFLESQHARYSTLCKAFQDLAARGSYSMARYNYLMGVIEKESDFIENFPNEGLKKRARDEDDDAHEDGDQPYDDDENFNDLKNPILSQTKGRQKERVKSGIERGKAKKGQKCNFCGAIDAQHDSRNCPTKLATKS